TACTTATGCAATCCGGGAATTACAtgatgaaaaagtatgaaaattattaattaatgtagGTAGTGATGTTTCAGAAAGCAATTACTAATTAAGGTTCAATAATTTGATCCAGGAGTTTCCCATGTCTCAGCTATGATGCTATGTAGAAGACAAGTATCTTGGTGACATTCACGAGAAGAAGACAATGGTGACATGGTAGGGTCTTGCTCTTCATTCATAACATCTTCAATCTTTTCCAAAACCTCTTCCATAGTAGGCCGGTTTTCGGGGAGTTCAGAGACACACTTAAGAGCAATATTCAGCAAAATGAAAGCCCAGTGAGCTGCTTCAGCCTTAGCTATTTCCCTATCAAACACCTCTCCAGTCCACTCCTCTCTTATCATGGCATTCACCAATTTAGGAAGGTCTACACCTGTTCTCTCTACAGGTTTTCCTGTGAGAAGCTCTAAGAGTATCACTCCAAAGCTATACACATCTCCTTTTTCGGATACACCTTTCTCTGGTGCTGTGTAGCCTTTGGAGGAACATATCCCATCTCCCTTGGGGTCTAGAAATCTCGAGTGCCCGAATTCGCTTATGACTGCTTCATCATTGTCATCCAACAGAATATTTGAAAGTTTAAGATTCCCATGATGTAGTATTGTTTCATGCTCATTAGTAATTCTATACATGAAGCTCAAACCCCTTGCAATTCCTCCTGCTATTGACAATCGAAGTCTTAATGGGAAATCCCTCTTGCTTTCGATATAATCTGCAGATACATGCTCAAACAAATTATAGCCTCAAAGATCTaaacaaaaagagaaaaaaatttgtagtaattttttgattttgatcAGACTGATTATGTAGTTTACGTTAGAACagcataattttaaacatgtctGATTAATTAAGTgcaaaaatgatgaaattaactCACCTTCAAACAGGTTAAGCAGACTGCCTTTGTTTTGATACTTGTAGATTAGGAGTTTATCTTCAGGAGTAAAACTATAAGCAACAAGAGGTAAAATGTTTGGATGCTTCACATCTCCAATCAGATTCATAATTTTGCAAAATTCCTCAAAGGAAACTTGCAATCTCTTCAATCTTGTCACTGAATACACCGCATTGTTCTTGAGTATTACCTTGTACAAACTACTTAAAAGACTCTGACTTCTTAAATCAGCTGTGGCTTCAAGAAATTCCTCCATTTCGAATCTCTCTTCCTCATCAACAAAAAAGACAAGATCAGATAGTATTCTCTCTGGCTTCACTTCCTCTGTTGTCCTAACTTGAGGGGTCATAGTTGGAGAGTAATGAAGAGACTTCAGAATTGCCTTGTCTCTTGCCAATTCTGATGCCTTCTTCCCCGCCAAGTATGTCACAAAAATGAACAAAGAGAGTCCAATAACTAATGGTATCCAGTTTTGTGATCTCTTGAGCCAACTCTTTTCCTCAGAATTGTCACTTTGGGAACTCTCTGGGGACACATTAGTATGATCCTTAAACTCTTCCAGGTACATAATTCTACTATTCGGTTTCTTCGATTCCACTTGGAAAATCGGGATCATACCCTCAAAATGATTATTGGAGATGTCCAATTTCCTAAGATATTTCATTTTGGCTAGATCCCTTGGAATCCTCCCACTTAGGAGATTACTGCTTAGATTTAAATAGGTCAACTTTCTGCAATACATTATGGCGTTTGGAATGTTTCCTTGAATTCTGTTTTCGGCTAAGCTAAGAACTCGAATATTTGGAAGCTTGCATAATGAATTTGCATCAAGTACACCATTAAGATTTAAGTTTTCAAGGCTAATTTCAAGAATGCTGGTACTAACTATGTTACATTTCACACCCTTCCACTTATCCAAGCATGGATTTTTGCTTGATGCATCCTGGCCTAAAAAACTTAACATGTTTTGAGGATCAACAGCTCTAAGAAACAAAATTAATGATTCAAATTCAGATGACTCACCTCCTAAAACAGTAGGCATTCGAAGGAAGACAACACCAATAATCATCCCCATCAAAAACCGGTTCAATCCTCTCCTTGTCtgcattattttctttattctttTTAAGTCTCTATTGGATCTTCAGAAACTAAATGAAGATAGTCATACAAACATATATGCTTCTATCTTTATTGATCCTCCTTTCATTATTCCACCTCAGAAAACGATATATTCTTTCGTTTATTACAAAGCTTTATTGAGATAACCAATGCTCTATGTGTATTCCTAATCGTTATGTACTATGTCAGATTCATATCACAGTCATAACAAGCATGTGTAAAATCACAGGATATTGTCTAATGAAGCTCAAAGACTTATTTATAAACACAATTGGTGAACTTATTTATAAACATGCTGACACAGGTTGGTCTTATTCTGTTAAAGGTTTGTTTACTTTGGTGGAAACAATTGCAATACTAGCTCTGCGTGATTCATAGATTCATCCTTTAACCAGGTGTATATTTGTAGTCCAATAATGTTGGACTAGGaaagtaaaaaaattttgaaagcaATTAaaggtaaatattttgaaaattaataatttatatatatgcatgatattaattaaataatataattttagatttaaatttaataatttattgtaattaattatactagCATTATAACAtcaatagaataaaaaaaaaaatcattttcataATGAACCTGTTAAAACAACAGGTAATACAATCTCAAATTCAAAAAAAGATACAATTTAcagattaaataaaaaaaaagtacaattctaaaatttcataaaatagaCTAACACAAAacttaaaaatgataaaatatatataaaagaatccCCGGAGCTCCGTCGTCAGCACTCGAGATGGTTGCTCCTTTGTCAGCCACAGCTTCAGCTACGGCGAAAAGAGAAGACGAGCAGGGTCGTGGCTTCAACTCCGACTTCAGATCTTGGTCTTTGTTGCTCTCTCTTTCAGTTCTCTGTAGCAAAACCATCATCTTTCTCGTCCTCCATCATCAtcattctctctttcaacttcgGCTTTAGCTCCGGCGAAGTGAGACAGAGAGAATGGAGGAAGTTCAGTACATGGAGAAACGTGCGCGGTGCTGGAGAATTGGGGCCGGAGAAACAAATCCACCATGGAGAAACGTGGATGTTCAGTTCATCGTGTTCGGAGGAGGACGCAGCGGAGGACACAATAGTGGTGGAGGACTTGAGAACCTTGGtgaagagagaagagaaagacaGATGAACTAGCAAAGAAATGGAGAAGAGAACAGGAAGTTTGGTGTGGCGTGCGGCTGGTTTGTGATGATGAGATATATGCTAggctttttagtttttaaatggaaaggaaaaaataattatttaataaataataaataagtataAGTAAATACTATAGTAATAAAGATGAAAATACATATGGTATTGAAATTCGGACCccttaacaaaaatataaatttggacagtttttattcttttttttttttttttgaatgatcaATTGGTTTATTAACCAATAACTTCCGCTACCAAACAAGTAACAAATCAGTTGGAACATCCTCCAAACTGAATCGACGATCAGGGAATAATATAGCAGCCTTCGCAAAGTGATGGGCCACTACATTAGCTGATCGTTTCACAAAAGAAACTGAAACATTACCAATAGAGTTAATCAAAGTCTTACAATCATGAATAACTAAACCAAACAAAGAAAGCATTTTTAAAAAGCTACGAATAGCTTGAATAGCACCGAGGCAATCAGATTCCAGTTGAACATTTTGCCATTGCTTTTCCTTAATCCAACTAAGAGCTTCCTTCAAACCGATAGCTTCAGCGAGAGGAGGATCAACCAAACTATGTGAGAGAACTGTTCGGGCTTCAAGGAGGAGACCGTGTTGATCACGAGCCACCATTCCCAAACCATACTTATGTCCACCATCAAACAAAGCCGCATCCACATTAATCTTGATACTGTTACCATTAGGAGGTGTCCAATGCTCATTACCATCACCGAACTGAAAAACAGCCTGAGATGTATCCAAATTGGAATTTCTAGCATTCTTCCATTGATCAAGATACTTTGTTGCAAACGCGACCACATTTACGGGGTTAAAAAGTTTTCTCTGCCACACGAGATTGTTTCGGGCGCCCCAAACAGCCCAGCAAACTGCTGCAATAAGGCACCATTGTTCTCCACTTGCAGCTTGAAACTGGCTGCTGCACCATTGCAGAAATGACATTTCTGGTGTGGCCGAAGTTCCAATTCCCACACGGTTCCAGCATTGTTGAACCACAGTGCAGGTGACGAGGCTGTGCAAGGTTGATTCTTCTTCGGTCTGATACAACGGGCAGAGAACACAGCTGACTACCTTCTTGATTCGAAGCTGAACAAGAGTTGGGAGACACTCCGTACACGCACGCCATAGCAGATTTGCTATTTTAGGAGGGACTTTCAAACTCCACAATTTATTCCAGAAAGAAGCGGTTTGATCCTCATACCAGTagcctttttctttttgcaaaaaaCTGTATGCGCTCTTAACTGAATAAATCCCAGAGGTCTCCAAAGTCCAGTACAATCTATCCATGGCAGTGGGAGCTTGAAGGGGAATGCTTTTAATCAACTGCTGGTCTCGGGTTTCAAATAGGTCTTCTATAATTTCATTGTCCCAACCCTCATTGTCCATGGACATAAGACTCGCCACAGTAGCACTAGCAAGGGTCGGGTGAGATGAAGTAACCAATGGGTTATTTTCGTCTGGTAACCAAGGCTCACCCATGACAGATATAGACTGTCCATTACCCACACACCACCTTATACCTTTACGAACCAATTCTTGAGCCTCCAAAATGCTTCGCCACACAAAGCTTGGGTTGGAGCCGAGTTGGGCAGTGAGAAAAGAACCATCATTATAATATCTAGCTTTGAACACTCTTGAAGCTAGAGAGTCCGGTCTAGACACTAATCTCCATCCTTGTTTCCCTAGCATCGCCAAATTAAAGTCCCGCAAATCGCGAAAGCCAAGACCGCCCCCTTTCTTGTTCTTGCTTAGTTTGTCCCAGGCCATCCAATGGATGCCTTTTTGAGAGTTCTTAGAGGTTTGCCACCAGAATTTAGTCATCATTCTCTCAATTTCTCTGCTAATCTCCAAAGGAAGTAGGAAAACACTAATAGCGTAAGTCGGTAAGGATTGCAAAACTGTTTTAACAAGGATTTCTTTTCCCGCTCTAGATAAAAACTTGCCTTCCCAACCTTGTATACGCTTCCGCAccttatcttttaagaatccTAGAACAATAGTCTTGTTGCGAGACATAGTACTAGGGAGACCCAAGTAAAAACTTCCTTCAGCCGCCTCTGAAACATTTAGAAATGAACAAACTTGACTTCTAACCGCTGGTGTTGTATTACCACTAAAGAAGATTGAAGACTTTGCCAAGTTCACTTGCTGCCCAGATGCAAGCTCAAATTTACGGAGTAATTCCTGAATGCGGTGAGATTCTTCCAAGGTAGCCTTACAATACAAATAACTATCGTCAGCGAATAGCATGTGAGAGACCCGGGGCGCCCCATTAGCGACCTTGCAACCGTGGATATAACCATTGTGTTCATATTTTCGCAAGAGAGATGATAGGCCTTCTGCACAAAGGATAAACAAATAGGGAGAAAGCGGATCGCCCTGACGAATGCCTCTAGTAGGATTGATTGGGCCCATTTCATGACACCCATGAATGATTTTGTAATTCGCAGAAGAGACACAAGACATGATTAAGCCAATCCATCT
This Cannabis sativa cultivar Pink pepper isolate KNU-18-1 chromosome 6, ASM2916894v1, whole genome shotgun sequence DNA region includes the following protein-coding sequences:
- the LOC115695217 gene encoding leucine-rich repeat receptor-like protein kinase PXC1; its protein translation is MQTRRGLNRFLMGMIIGVVFLRMPTVLGGESSEFESLILFLRAVDPQNMLSFLGQDASSKNPCLDKWKGVKCNIVSTSILEISLENLNLNGVLDANSLCKLPNIRVLSLAENRIQGNIPNAIMYCRKLTYLNLSSNLLSGRIPRDLAKMKYLRKLDISNNHFEGMIPIFQVESKKPNSRIMYLEEFKDHTNVSPESSQSDNSEEKSWLKRSQNWIPLVIGLSLFIFVTYLAGKKASELARDKAILKSLHYSPTMTPQVRTTEEVKPERILSDLVFFVDEEERFEMEEFLEATADLRSQSLLSSLYKVILKNNAVYSVTRLKRLQVSFEEFCKIMNLIGDVKHPNILPLVAYSFTPEDKLLIYKYQNKGSLLNLFEDYIESKRDFPLRLRLSIAGGIARGLSFMYRITNEHETILHHGNLKLSNILLDDNDEAVISEFGHSRFLDPKGDGICSSKGYTAPEKGVSEKGDVYSFGVILLELLTGKPVERTGVDLPKLVNAMIREEWTGEVFDREIAKAEAAHWAFILLNIALKCVSELPENRPTMEEVLEKIEDVMNEEQDPTMSPLSSSRECHQDTCLLHSIIAETWETPGSNY